Proteins encoded in a region of the Streptomyces violaceoruber genome:
- a CDS encoding branched-chain amino acid ABC transporter permease translates to MSDPRPLLLRRGPLLLTALLLCALPFYLDAFWLRIGLFSMAAAIGAVGLGLLSGTAGQLSLGHAFFLAVGAYGYVWLAGEPGPGLPPAVAAVLAVLLAGAAGGLFSPVAGRVKGIYLGVATLALVFLGHHVLLTADSVTGGFNGRSVPPLELGGFTFAESDPGLTVLGVPFGAEERLWYLGLALFAVTWFTARGLLRGRPGRALAAVRDSETAAAVMGVHVARYRSAAFVVSSMYAGLAGVLLALSFRRVVPDYFSLALSVDYLAMIVIGGLGSVAGATAGAVFVTALPLLMTRYADQLPLVATPGSGGGSIGPTEASRYLYGAAIVVILLYAPDGLHGLARRLRARLRRRPTVTGPPGTGPSSGPDRTDPDTPSGTTGTTGTTGTDDTSARAKEHTP, encoded by the coding sequence GTGTCTGACCCGCGACCCCTCCTCCTCAGGCGCGGCCCGCTGCTGCTGACCGCACTGCTCCTGTGTGCCCTGCCCTTCTACCTCGACGCCTTCTGGCTGCGCATCGGCCTGTTCTCCATGGCCGCGGCCATCGGCGCCGTCGGGCTCGGCCTGCTCAGCGGCACCGCCGGGCAACTCTCCCTCGGACACGCCTTCTTCCTGGCCGTCGGCGCCTACGGCTACGTCTGGCTGGCGGGCGAGCCCGGGCCCGGTCTGCCGCCCGCCGTCGCCGCAGTCCTCGCCGTCCTGCTCGCCGGGGCCGCGGGCGGGCTGTTCAGCCCCGTCGCCGGACGCGTGAAGGGCATCTACCTCGGCGTCGCGACCCTCGCCCTGGTCTTCCTCGGCCACCACGTCCTGCTCACCGCGGACTCCGTCACCGGCGGCTTCAACGGCCGCTCCGTGCCGCCGCTGGAACTGGGCGGCTTCACCTTCGCCGAGTCGGACCCCGGACTCACCGTCCTGGGCGTGCCGTTCGGCGCCGAGGAGCGGCTCTGGTACCTGGGCCTGGCCCTGTTCGCCGTCACCTGGTTCACCGCGCGCGGACTGCTGCGCGGACGGCCCGGCCGCGCCCTGGCGGCGGTGCGCGACAGCGAGACCGCCGCGGCCGTGATGGGCGTGCACGTGGCCCGGTACCGCTCGGCCGCCTTCGTCGTCTCTTCGATGTACGCGGGTCTGGCCGGCGTACTGCTCGCGCTCTCCTTCCGCCGCGTGGTGCCCGACTACTTCTCCCTCGCCCTCTCCGTCGACTACCTCGCCATGATCGTCATCGGCGGCCTCGGCTCGGTGGCCGGAGCCACCGCGGGAGCCGTCTTCGTCACCGCGCTGCCCCTGCTGATGACCCGCTACGCCGACCAGCTGCCCCTGGTCGCGACGCCCGGGTCCGGCGGCGGCTCGATCGGCCCGACCGAGGCGTCCCGCTACCTCTACGGCGCGGCCATCGTCGTGATCCTCCTCTACGCCCCCGACGGCCTGCACGGACTGGCCCGCCGCCTCCGCGCCCGCCTGCGCCGCCGCCCGACCGTCACCGGCCCACCCGGCACCGGACCCTCGTCCGGACCCGACCGGACCGACCCCGACACCCCTTCCGGCACCACCGGTACCACCGGTACCACCGGCACCGACGACACCTCCGCACGAGCCAAGGAGCACACCCCGTGA
- a CDS encoding membrane protein has protein sequence MTKILLSLHVLAAIVAVGPVTVAASMFPAAARRVPVAATVGGADGAAAGDAGGVGTVRLLHRICRVYAGLGIAVPVLGFATAAAMGVLSDAWLVASITLTAVAAGLLAAFVLPRQEELLEELADGRPVERARTARLAMFTGVFNLLWATVTVLMIVRPGSTTGA, from the coding sequence ATGACCAAGATCCTGCTGTCCCTCCACGTCCTGGCGGCCATCGTCGCCGTCGGACCGGTCACCGTCGCGGCCAGCATGTTCCCGGCCGCCGCCCGGCGGGTGCCGGTGGCCGCGACCGTCGGGGGAGCGGACGGGGCGGCAGCCGGGGACGCCGGAGGCGTCGGTACCGTCCGGCTGCTGCACCGCATCTGCCGGGTCTACGCCGGTCTGGGCATCGCGGTGCCGGTCCTGGGCTTCGCCACCGCCGCCGCGATGGGCGTGCTGTCGGACGCCTGGCTCGTCGCGTCCATCACCCTCACGGCCGTCGCCGCGGGACTCCTGGCCGCCTTCGTGCTGCCGCGCCAGGAGGAACTGCTGGAGGAACTGGCCGACGGGCGGCCGGTCGAACGGGCCCGCACGGCTCGGCTCGCCATGTTCACCGGCGTGTTCAACCTGCTGTGGGCGACCGTGACCGTCCTCATGATCGTGCGGCCCGGCTCCACGACCGGTGCCTGA
- a CDS encoding DUF5133 domain-containing protein, which translates to MLEPDPKVVRELLTRYATLRIAQAERPRPAVTRELTDVSYTLCVMLATTSVHEAVARADALLLAKGRATPEACPADADGKSGLSLAV; encoded by the coding sequence GTGCTCGAACCGGACCCGAAGGTCGTCAGGGAGTTGCTGACGCGGTACGCAACGCTGCGGATCGCTCAGGCCGAGCGGCCGCGGCCCGCGGTGACGCGGGAACTGACGGACGTCAGTTACACACTGTGCGTGATGCTGGCGACGACCAGTGTCCACGAAGCGGTGGCGAGGGCGGACGCGCTGCTGCTCGCCAAGGGACGCGCGACACCGGAGGCGTGCCCGGCGGACGCCGACGGGAAGAGCGGCCTGTCACTGGCCGTGTGA
- a CDS encoding DUF397 domain-containing protein encodes MPPVRNGVQASLLDACWKKSRHSNAEGNCVEVALVDGGIAMRNSRDPDGPALVYTPAEVAAFLAGAKDGEFDHLV; translated from the coding sequence GTGCCACCAGTGCGCAACGGAGTGCAGGCCAGCTTGTTGGACGCCTGCTGGAAGAAGAGTCGGCACAGCAACGCCGAGGGCAACTGCGTCGAGGTCGCCCTCGTCGACGGAGGCATCGCGATGCGCAACTCCCGGGACCCCGACGGCCCCGCGCTCGTCTACACCCCGGCCGAGGTGGCGGCGTTCCTGGCGGGTGCGAAGGACGGCGAGTTCGACCACCTGGTGTAG
- a CDS encoding helix-turn-helix domain-containing protein has protein sequence MSAASHRISRLEPYLDRAEPAPTLLKMLVGVQLAGFREDAGLSQDQAARALGFSAAKLSRIESGKGLRPPSETDVRALLEHYDTDPYEASVLLKLLQRAGEPGWWQRYDKRLMPEWFDRLVGLQEAAATIRTFEIQYVPGLLQTEAYTDAVVRRGLPNAPASEVGRRVELRKRRAQLLDRKDAPQLWAIIDESVLLRVLGSREVMREQLAHLAAMAKLPHVTLQIVPLDVTNASAPAIPVTYLRFGGTSLPDVVYLEHIRSANFLEDQDETEEYRVALDRLADEALTPRESLERLRETMATRYSDK, from the coding sequence ATGTCCGCCGCGTCGCATCGCATCTCCCGTCTCGAACCCTATCTGGATCGGGCCGAGCCGGCTCCGACCCTGCTGAAGATGCTCGTCGGCGTGCAGCTGGCGGGCTTCCGCGAGGATGCCGGCCTCTCCCAGGACCAGGCCGCACGCGCGCTCGGCTTCAGCGCCGCGAAGCTCTCGCGCATCGAGTCGGGCAAGGGCCTCAGGCCTCCCTCGGAGACCGACGTCCGGGCGCTGCTGGAGCACTACGACACCGATCCGTACGAGGCCTCGGTCCTGCTCAAGCTGTTGCAACGAGCGGGCGAACCGGGCTGGTGGCAGCGGTACGACAAGCGCCTGATGCCCGAGTGGTTCGACCGCCTGGTCGGCCTTCAGGAGGCCGCGGCGACCATCCGTACCTTCGAGATCCAGTACGTCCCCGGTCTGCTGCAGACCGAGGCCTACACCGATGCCGTGGTCAGGCGCGGCCTGCCGAACGCACCCGCGAGCGAGGTCGGACGCCGGGTCGAACTGCGCAAGCGCCGGGCCCAGTTGCTGGACCGCAAGGACGCGCCGCAGCTGTGGGCGATCATCGACGAGTCCGTGCTGCTGCGCGTGCTGGGCAGCCGCGAGGTCATGCGCGAGCAGCTTGCCCACCTGGCCGCGATGGCGAAGCTGCCCCATGTGACGCTGCAGATCGTGCCGCTGGACGTGACGAACGCGTCGGCGCCCGCGATCCCCGTCACCTATCTGCGTTTCGGTGGCACCAGCCTGCCGGACGTGGTCTACCTGGAGCACATCAGGAGCGCCAACTTCCTGGAGGACCAGGACGAGACCGAGGAGTACCGGGTCGCGCTGGACCGGCTGGCCGACGAGGCGCTCACTCCGCGGGAGTCACTGGAGCGGCTGCGCGAGACGATGGCGACGCGCTACTCCGACAAGTAG
- a CDS encoding Rossmann-fold NAD(P)-binding domain-containing protein, with protein MALVDADDIADVAVHALTDDRAPNTDLVLTAPEALDHDGIAAVRTRAGGRPVVHRLLTTEELRALLASGAPPDFAALLVGLDPAIVQGTEDRTTDTV; from the coding sequence GTGGCTCTCGTCGACGCCGACGACATCGCCGACGTCGCCGTGCACGCCCTCACCGACGACCGCGCACCGAACACCGATCTCGTCCTCACGGCCCCCGAGGCCCTCGACCACGACGGGATCGCCGCCGTCCGCACCCGGGCCGGCGGCAGGCCGGTCGTCCACCGCCTCCTGACTACCGAGGAGTTGCGCGCCCTCCTCGCGAGCGGAGCGCCGCCGGACTTCGCCGCGCTCCTCGTCGGCCTGGACCCGGCGATCGTCCAAGGGACGGAGGACCGCACCACCGACACCGTCTAA
- a CDS encoding ABC transporter substrate-binding protein — protein MNVKHPRPRTTRTAALAAALAAVLLAGTACSSKADGGSTDDAAADGVKSGPGVSEKSIRLGALTDLTGPYATLGKSIVQAQQMWADETNAAGGICGRKVEIVVKDHGYDVQKAVTAYADIAPDVVALPQVIGSPVVAALLDDIERDHMLTFPQAWAASLLGRDSVQVLGTTYDLDMIAAVDFLTRTKKLAKGDTIGHVYFEGDYGANALEGTEWAAEQAGMKVAGQKIKATDTDLTAQVSALGKAGVKAILISAGPAQTASLAGVAAARGLKVPIVSSAPGYAPQLLKTPAAAALEAMVHVVSAAPAVSSDLPGVKKMVASYQKAYPGEPVDSGVLSGYNAAQLTGADLKKACEGGSLARQDVVKAHRSQKNADTGLGTPQNFTYVTAPASRSTYVLKPDAKALGGLVGVEEAHKAPGVDAYLAGRG, from the coding sequence GTGAACGTCAAGCACCCCAGGCCCCGCACCACCCGGACCGCCGCCCTGGCCGCGGCCCTGGCCGCCGTGCTGCTCGCGGGCACCGCCTGCAGCTCCAAGGCCGACGGCGGGAGCACCGACGACGCCGCCGCCGACGGCGTCAAGTCCGGCCCCGGAGTCAGCGAGAAGAGCATCAGACTCGGCGCCCTGACCGACCTCACCGGCCCCTACGCCACCCTCGGCAAGAGCATCGTGCAGGCCCAGCAGATGTGGGCCGACGAGACCAACGCCGCGGGCGGCATCTGCGGACGCAAGGTCGAGATCGTCGTCAAGGACCACGGCTACGACGTGCAGAAGGCGGTGACCGCCTACGCCGACATCGCCCCCGACGTCGTCGCGCTGCCCCAGGTCATCGGCTCCCCGGTGGTCGCCGCCCTGCTCGACGACATCGAGCGCGACCACATGCTGACCTTCCCGCAGGCCTGGGCGGCCTCCCTGCTCGGCCGGGACTCCGTCCAGGTCCTCGGCACCACCTACGACCTCGACATGATCGCCGCCGTCGACTTCCTCACCCGTACCAAGAAGCTCGCCAAGGGCGACACGATCGGCCACGTCTACTTCGAGGGCGACTACGGCGCCAACGCGCTGGAGGGCACCGAGTGGGCCGCCGAACAGGCGGGGATGAAGGTCGCCGGGCAGAAGATCAAAGCCACGGACACCGACCTGACCGCGCAGGTGTCCGCCCTGGGCAAGGCCGGGGTGAAGGCGATCCTGATCAGCGCGGGCCCCGCCCAGACCGCCTCCCTGGCCGGCGTGGCCGCCGCCCGCGGTCTGAAGGTGCCGATCGTCAGCAGCGCGCCCGGCTACGCGCCGCAGCTGCTGAAGACGCCCGCGGCGGCGGCGCTGGAAGCCATGGTGCACGTGGTGAGCGCCGCGCCGGCGGTCAGCTCCGACCTGCCGGGCGTCAAGAAGATGGTCGCCTCCTACCAGAAGGCGTACCCGGGCGAGCCGGTCGACTCCGGAGTGCTCTCCGGATACAACGCCGCCCAACTGACCGGAGCCGACCTGAAGAAGGCCTGCGAGGGCGGCAGTCTCGCCCGGCAGGACGTGGTCAAGGCGCACCGCTCGCAGAAGAACGCCGACACCGGCCTCGGCACCCCGCAGAACTTCACCTACGTCACCGCGCCGGCCAGCCGGTCGACGTACGTGCTGAAGCCCGACGCCAAGGCGCTCGGCGGTCTGGTCGGCGTGGAGGAGGCCCACAAGGCGCCCGGAGTGGACGCGTACCTGGCCGGTCGCGGCTGA
- a CDS encoding ATP-binding protein, whose translation MPSPAHPTLRSPGEPGSEAGEATRSGGLPYPVRATAGRAVPPSSAPYPGSPALSGRPTAAVLRVACSGEGFARARVFTRDTLRGWSLDHLGDDAVLVITELVSNALTHAVPPSVAGGPEIGLGLALGSGRLKLTVSDPGDDAPRLTPSDGSALREHGRGLCIVDALAEEWGWTPRPPAGKTVWATLSTRPLT comes from the coding sequence GTGCCGTCACCTGCGCATCCAACGCTCCGGTCGCCCGGCGAACCCGGGTCGGAGGCAGGCGAGGCGACCCGCTCCGGAGGACTCCCGTACCCGGTGCGGGCCACCGCCGGCCGGGCCGTCCCGCCGTCGTCCGCCCCGTACCCGGGCAGCCCCGCTCTCAGCGGCCGCCCGACCGCCGCCGTACTGCGCGTCGCGTGCAGCGGGGAGGGGTTCGCCCGGGCCCGGGTCTTCACGCGGGACACCCTGCGCGGGTGGTCGCTCGACCACCTCGGCGACGACGCGGTCCTCGTGATCACCGAACTCGTCTCCAACGCGCTGACGCACGCGGTGCCGCCGTCGGTGGCCGGCGGGCCGGAGATCGGGCTCGGACTCGCCCTGGGCTCCGGCCGGCTGAAGCTGACCGTCTCCGATCCCGGGGACGACGCGCCCCGGCTCACCCCGTCCGACGGCTCCGCACTCCGGGAGCACGGACGCGGCCTGTGCATCGTCGACGCCCTCGCCGAGGAGTGGGGCTGGACCCCGCGCCCGCCGGCGGGCAAGACGGTCTGGGCCACGTTGTCGACCCGCCCCCTCACCTGA
- a CDS encoding SAM-dependent methyltransferase, translating to MQADKQLSTEIDANVPTAARMYDFYLGGKDNYAADRAAVGELDKVVPSTRRLALNNRRFLQRVVRVLAEDYGIRQFLDHGSGLPTQDNVHQVAQRVAPDSRVVYVDNDPMVLVHGRALLDQNDQTAVIHADMRATEEIFSHPDTQRLIDFSQPVAVLFNSVFHCIPDSDTDGPRAVVRRVTERLAPGSFAVMCQLVSEDAEVRKFVTDFMDQATQGHWGRVREPKDVEALFDGMDILEPGLVEVSTWRPDTEVAPRQLTDEWIEFGGLGRLR from the coding sequence ATGCAAGCCGACAAGCAGCTGTCCACGGAGATCGACGCCAACGTGCCAACAGCGGCACGTATGTACGACTTCTACCTGGGCGGCAAGGACAACTACGCGGCCGACCGGGCCGCCGTCGGCGAACTCGACAAGGTCGTCCCCAGCACGCGGCGGCTGGCGCTGAACAACCGGCGCTTCCTCCAGCGGGTCGTCCGCGTCCTCGCCGAGGACTACGGCATCCGCCAGTTCCTCGACCACGGATCCGGCCTGCCCACGCAGGACAACGTGCACCAGGTCGCCCAGCGCGTCGCCCCCGACTCCCGCGTCGTCTACGTCGACAACGACCCGATGGTGCTGGTCCACGGCAGGGCGCTGCTCGACCAGAACGACCAGACGGCCGTCATCCACGCCGACATGCGGGCGACGGAGGAGATCTTCTCCCACCCGGACACCCAGCGCCTGATCGACTTCTCGCAGCCGGTCGCCGTGCTGTTCAACTCGGTGTTCCACTGCATCCCGGACAGCGACACGGACGGTCCCCGGGCGGTCGTCCGCCGGGTGACCGAGCGGCTCGCGCCCGGCAGCTTCGCGGTGATGTGCCAGCTGGTCAGCGAGGACGCCGAGGTGCGGAAGTTCGTCACGGACTTCATGGACCAGGCGACGCAGGGCCACTGGGGCCGGGTGCGGGAGCCCAAGGACGTCGAGGCACTCTTCGACGGCATGGACATCCTGGAGCCGGGGCTCGTGGAGGTCTCCACCTGGCGCCCCGACACCGAGGTGGCGCCGCGTCAGCTCACCGACGAGTGGATCGAGTTCGGCGGACTGGGGCGTCTGCGCTGA
- a CDS encoding ABC transporter ATP-binding protein — translation MASSMEKPLDHRYRGEHPIRTLVYLFRADRRRLAGAVAVFTVKHSPIWLLPLVTAAIVDTVVQHGPITDLWTSTGLIMFILVVNYPLHLLYVRLLYGSVRRMGTALRSALCTRMQQLSIGYHSRVSAGVLQAKVVRDVETVEQMVQQTAETGLGAFTVLTGGLVIIGVRTPEFLPVFLVVVPAASLLVARLRARLRTHNERFRHEVETLSSRVTEMTRLIPVTRAHGLEGKALRRMDGTLDRLLTSGMRLDLVNGRFGSLSWVVLNVVGVVVLAGAALISYYDVWGVTAGDVVMLSAFLTTLTNSTTTLAGLAPVITKGLESVRSVGEVLQAPELEDNEGKKELTALRGAVAFEGVGHLYDSDGRPAVSDFTLSVEPGETIALVGASGAGKSTVLNLVIGFLRPTSGRLLLDGHDMNTLDLRTYRRFVSVVPQESILFDGTIRENVAYGMDEADEETVRGALRDANALEFVDRLPRGLDTLVGEHGARLSGGQRQRLAIARALIRDPRVLVLDEATSALDTRSEALVQQALARLLRGRTTFVVAHRLSTVRGADRIVVMGEGRIQEIGTHEELLAGGGAYAALHSGQVA, via the coding sequence ATGGCGTCGTCGATGGAAAAGCCGCTCGATCACCGCTACCGGGGCGAACACCCGATACGCACGCTCGTCTACCTGTTCCGCGCCGACCGCCGCCGACTGGCCGGCGCGGTCGCCGTCTTCACCGTCAAGCACAGCCCGATCTGGCTGCTGCCCCTCGTCACCGCCGCCATCGTCGACACCGTGGTCCAGCACGGTCCGATCACCGACCTGTGGACCAGCACCGGGCTCATCATGTTCATCCTGGTGGTCAACTACCCGCTGCACCTGCTCTACGTCCGCCTCCTGTACGGCAGCGTGCGCCGCATGGGCACCGCCCTGCGGTCCGCGCTGTGCACGCGCATGCAGCAGCTCTCCATCGGCTACCACTCGCGGGTCAGCGCGGGCGTGCTGCAGGCCAAGGTGGTCCGCGACGTGGAGACGGTGGAGCAGATGGTGCAGCAGACCGCCGAGACCGGGCTGGGCGCGTTCACCGTGCTGACCGGCGGCCTCGTCATCATCGGTGTGCGCACGCCGGAGTTCCTGCCCGTCTTCCTCGTCGTGGTTCCCGCGGCCTCCCTCCTCGTGGCCCGCCTCCGCGCCCGGCTGCGCACCCACAACGAACGCTTCCGCCACGAGGTGGAGACCCTGTCCTCCAGGGTCACGGAGATGACCCGGCTCATCCCGGTCACCCGGGCCCACGGTCTGGAGGGCAAGGCGCTGCGCCGCATGGACGGCACCCTGGACCGGCTGCTGACCTCCGGGATGCGCCTGGACCTGGTCAACGGCCGCTTCGGTTCGCTGTCCTGGGTCGTGCTCAACGTGGTCGGCGTCGTGGTGCTCGCGGGCGCCGCGCTGATCTCGTACTACGACGTCTGGGGCGTCACCGCGGGTGACGTCGTCATGCTCAGCGCCTTCCTGACCACCCTCACCAACTCCACGACGACGCTGGCGGGCCTCGCCCCCGTCATCACCAAGGGCCTGGAGTCCGTCCGCTCGGTAGGCGAGGTGCTGCAGGCCCCCGAACTGGAGGACAACGAGGGCAAGAAGGAGCTGACCGCACTGCGCGGAGCCGTCGCCTTCGAGGGCGTCGGGCACCTCTACGACAGCGACGGACGGCCCGCCGTCAGCGACTTCACCCTCTCCGTGGAGCCCGGCGAGACCATCGCGCTGGTCGGCGCGTCCGGCGCCGGCAAGTCCACCGTCCTGAACCTGGTGATCGGCTTCCTGCGGCCGACCTCGGGGCGGCTGCTGCTCGACGGCCACGACATGAACACCCTCGACCTGCGCACGTACCGGCGCTTCGTCTCGGTGGTGCCGCAGGAGTCCATCCTGTTCGACGGCACCATCCGGGAGAACGTCGCCTACGGCATGGACGAGGCCGACGAGGAGACGGTGCGCGGCGCCCTGCGCGACGCCAACGCCCTGGAGTTCGTCGACCGGTTGCCGCGGGGACTGGACACCCTGGTCGGGGAGCACGGGGCCCGGCTGTCCGGCGGGCAGCGCCAGCGGCTGGCCATCGCCCGCGCCCTGATCAGGGACCCCCGGGTGCTCGTCCTCGACGAGGCCACCTCGGCGCTGGACACCCGCTCGGAGGCGCTCGTCCAGCAGGCGCTGGCCCGGCTGCTGCGCGGGCGCACCACCTTCGTCGTGGCGCACCGGCTGTCCACCGTGCGAGGTGCGGACCGGATCGTGGTGATGGGTGAGGGCCGCATCCAGGAGATCGGCACGCACGAGGAACTGCTGGCCGGGGGAGGGGCGTACGCCGCACTCCACAGCGGTCAGGTCGCCTGA